The following are encoded together in the Choloepus didactylus isolate mChoDid1 chromosome 7, mChoDid1.pri, whole genome shotgun sequence genome:
- the LOC119539163 gene encoding peptidase inhibitor 16-like isoform X1, whose product MLSSRSLLVLLLRLLFLLVATKGMRYAIRPEEKDVLVVLHNLYRSKVIPEAKYMLKMYWDEELAEFAQAYAQKCRWEHNPDRGQRGENLYIIGTQELHLPNAVADWYNERHFYDFKKKTCQKGKICGHYTQIIWANTNKIGCGKYFCEKLQNINKINMYLLVCNYLPPGNIRGRSPYREGPQCSQCPSVDRCVNGLCEPIRDPEEAQDLPSLVTEASFSLASVASEAGKQGVPSSLATESPSFLVTEVPASLATRAQPTLEIEAPSSLASKYPPSMATEAPSLLTTEVPSFLASHSLFSLDERPITFPKSTHTPTPKLADKMASSARAPSVSPETLLHPEMSLTGIQDPFPQGQEKAKTRGPHTLPPSGEVLASVFAAQDEPDELQATLAHMGHTSSRSLPSSPNTSATTTLQSPLPDEVIPEDPDSDLGIEPVIEPEIESGIPSVMGKPNNGMPSNIKPTTEKPTMVNPTTVKPTTVKPTTVKTTTERMTTTKATTITTTMEKTTTVKPTTVKPTTVKPTTVKTTTEEMTTEEMTIEELTMEKMTTETMTTEKTTRVKLNNLKANKVKPTKVKPRKPNSAPDHVWSPFLGLLLLPPLVLAGTF is encoded by the exons ATGCTCAGCTCCCGAAGCCTCCTGGTGCTCCTGCTGCGGTTGTTGTTTTTGCTAGTGGCCACAAAAGGAATGAGATATGCCATCAGACCTGAGGAGAAAGACGTGTTGGTGGTACTGCATAACCTCTACCGTTCAAAGGTGATACCAGAAGCCAAATACATGCTAAAAATG TACTGGGATGAGGAACTGGCCGAGTTCGCACAGGCCTATGCGCAGAAGTGCAGGTGGGAACACAACCCGGATCGTGGGCAGCGAGGCGAGAACCTGTACATCATCGGGACCCAGGAGTTGCACCTGCCTAATGCCGTGGCCGATTGGTACAACGAGCGCCATTTCTACGACTTCAAAAAGAAGACATGCCAGAAAGGCAAGATATGCGGCCACTACACCCAG ATAATCTGGGCAAACACGAACAAGATTGGCTGTGGCAAGTATTTTTGTGAGAAATTGCAGAACATAAATAAGATCAACATGTATTTGCTGGTCTGCAACTACCTGCCCCC GGGCAACATAAGAGGGCGGTCGCCCTATCGAGAGGGGCCCCAGTGCTCCCAATGCCCTTCCGTTGACCGCTGCGTGAACGGCCTCTGTG AACCCATCAGAGACCCGGAAGAGGCTCAGGATTTGCCTTCCCTAGTAACTGAGGCTTCATTCTCCTTGGCATCTGTAGCCTCAGAGGCTGGGAAACAGGGGGTCCCTTCTTCTCTAGCAACTGAGAGTCCCTCCTTTTTGGTAACAGAGGTCCCAGCCTCCCTGGCAACCAGGGCTCAGCCTACCTTAGAAATTGAGGCCCCATCTTCTTTAGCATCGAAATATCCCCCATCCATGGCAACAGAGGCCCCATCTTTGTTAACAACAGAGGTGCCTTCCTTTCTGGCAAGTCACAGCCTGTTCTCCTTGGATGAGAGACCCATTACTTTCCCCAAATCAACCCACACACCCACCCCAAAATTAGCAGACAAAATGGCCAGCAGTGCAAGAGCACCCTCTGTGAGCCCAGAGACATTACTGCACCCTGAGATGTCCCTGACAGGGATACAGGACCCCTTTCCCCAAGGCCAGGAGAAGGCAAAAACAAGGGGCCCCCACACATTGCCTCCTTCGGGTGAGGTCTTGGCCTCAGTTTTTGCAGCGCAGGATGAGCCAGATGAACTGCAGGCCACCCTGGCCCACATGGGGCACACCTCCTCCAGGTCCCTGCCCAGCTCCCCCAACACCTCTGCCACCACGACCCTTCAGTCACCCTTGCCAG ATGAAGTCATCCCTGAAGACCCAGACAGTGATTTAGGCATTGAGCCAGTCATTGAACCAGAAATCGAATCAGGCATCCCGTCAGTTATGGGAAAGCCAAACAATGGAATGCCGAGCAACATAAAGCCAACCACAGAAAAGCCGACCATGGTTAATCCGACCACGGTTAAGCCAACCACGGTTAAGCCGACCACGGTAAAGACGACCACAGAAAGAATGACCACAACAAAGGCGACCACGATAACGACCACCATGGAAAAGACAACCACAGTTAAGCCAACCACGGTTAAGCCGACCACGGTTAAGCCGACCACGGTAAAGACGACCACTGAAGAGATGACCACTGAAGAGATGACTATTGAAGAGCTGACCATGGAAAAGATGACTACAGAAACGATGACCACGGAGAAGACAACCAGGGTAAAACTCAACAACTTAAAGGCCAACAAGGTAAAGCCAACAAAGGTAAAGCCAAGAAAGCCAAACTCGGCCCCTGATCATGTCTGGAGCCCCTTCCTGGGACTGCTGCTACTGCCTCCCCTGGTGTTGGCTGGAACCTTCTGA
- the LOC119539163 gene encoding peptidase inhibitor 16-like isoform X2, with protein sequence MLSSRSLLVLLLRLLFLLVATKGMRYAIRPEEKDVLVVLHNLYRSKVIPEAKYMLKMYWDEELAEFAQAYAQKCRWEHNPDRGQRGENLYIIGTQELHLPNAVADWYNERHFYDFKKKTCQKGKICGHYTQIIWANTNKIGCGKYFCEKLQNINKINMYLLVCNYLPPGNIRGRSPYREGPQCSQCPSVDRCVNGLCDEVIPEDPDSDLGIEPVIEPEIESGIPSVMGKPNNGMPSNIKPTTEKPTMVNPTTVKPTTVKPTTVKTTTERMTTTKATTITTTMEKTTTVKPTTVKPTTVKPTTVKTTTEEMTTEEMTIEELTMEKMTTETMTTEKTTRVKLNNLKANKVKPTKVKPRKPNSAPDHVWSPFLGLLLLPPLVLAGTF encoded by the exons ATGCTCAGCTCCCGAAGCCTCCTGGTGCTCCTGCTGCGGTTGTTGTTTTTGCTAGTGGCCACAAAAGGAATGAGATATGCCATCAGACCTGAGGAGAAAGACGTGTTGGTGGTACTGCATAACCTCTACCGTTCAAAGGTGATACCAGAAGCCAAATACATGCTAAAAATG TACTGGGATGAGGAACTGGCCGAGTTCGCACAGGCCTATGCGCAGAAGTGCAGGTGGGAACACAACCCGGATCGTGGGCAGCGAGGCGAGAACCTGTACATCATCGGGACCCAGGAGTTGCACCTGCCTAATGCCGTGGCCGATTGGTACAACGAGCGCCATTTCTACGACTTCAAAAAGAAGACATGCCAGAAAGGCAAGATATGCGGCCACTACACCCAG ATAATCTGGGCAAACACGAACAAGATTGGCTGTGGCAAGTATTTTTGTGAGAAATTGCAGAACATAAATAAGATCAACATGTATTTGCTGGTCTGCAACTACCTGCCCCC GGGCAACATAAGAGGGCGGTCGCCCTATCGAGAGGGGCCCCAGTGCTCCCAATGCCCTTCCGTTGACCGCTGCGTGAACGGCCTCTGTG ATGAAGTCATCCCTGAAGACCCAGACAGTGATTTAGGCATTGAGCCAGTCATTGAACCAGAAATCGAATCAGGCATCCCGTCAGTTATGGGAAAGCCAAACAATGGAATGCCGAGCAACATAAAGCCAACCACAGAAAAGCCGACCATGGTTAATCCGACCACGGTTAAGCCAACCACGGTTAAGCCGACCACGGTAAAGACGACCACAGAAAGAATGACCACAACAAAGGCGACCACGATAACGACCACCATGGAAAAGACAACCACAGTTAAGCCAACCACGGTTAAGCCGACCACGGTTAAGCCGACCACGGTAAAGACGACCACTGAAGAGATGACCACTGAAGAGATGACTATTGAAGAGCTGACCATGGAAAAGATGACTACAGAAACGATGACCACGGAGAAGACAACCAGGGTAAAACTCAACAACTTAAAGGCCAACAAGGTAAAGCCAACAAAGGTAAAGCCAAGAAAGCCAAACTCGGCCCCTGATCATGTCTGGAGCCCCTTCCTGGGACTGCTGCTACTGCCTCCCCTGGTGTTGGCTGGAACCTTCTGA
- the LOC119539163 gene encoding peptidase inhibitor 16-like isoform X3, producing the protein MRRSAGGNTTRIVGSEARTCTSSGPRSCTCLMPWPIGTTSAISTTSKRRHARKARYAATTPRGNIRGRSPYREGPQCSQCPSVDRCVNGLCEPIRDPEEAQDLPSLVTEASFSLASVASEAGKQGVPSSLATESPSFLVTEVPASLATRAQPTLEIEAPSSLASKYPPSMATEAPSLLTTEVPSFLASHSLFSLDERPITFPKSTHTPTPKLADKMASSARAPSVSPETLLHPEMSLTGIQDPFPQGQEKAKTRGPHTLPPSGEVLASVFAAQDEPDELQATLAHMGHTSSRSLPSSPNTSATTTLQSPLPDEVIPEDPDSDLGIEPVIEPEIESGIPSVMGKPNNGMPSNIKPTTEKPTMVNPTTVKPTTVKPTTVKTTTERMTTTKATTITTTMEKTTTVKPTTVKPTTVKPTTVKTTTEEMTTEEMTIEELTMEKMTTETMTTEKTTRVKLNNLKANKVKPTKVKPRKPNSAPDHVWSPFLGLLLLPPLVLAGTF; encoded by the exons ATGCGCAGAAGTGCAGGTGGGAACACAACCCGGATCGTGGGCAGCGAGGCGAGAACCTGTACATCATCGGGACCCAGGAGTTGCACCTGCCTAATGCCGTGGCCGATTGGTACAACGAGCGCCATTTCTACGACTTCAAAAAGAAGACATGCCAGAAAGGCAAGATATGCGGCCACTACACCCAG GGGCAACATAAGAGGGCGGTCGCCCTATCGAGAGGGGCCCCAGTGCTCCCAATGCCCTTCCGTTGACCGCTGCGTGAACGGCCTCTGTG AACCCATCAGAGACCCGGAAGAGGCTCAGGATTTGCCTTCCCTAGTAACTGAGGCTTCATTCTCCTTGGCATCTGTAGCCTCAGAGGCTGGGAAACAGGGGGTCCCTTCTTCTCTAGCAACTGAGAGTCCCTCCTTTTTGGTAACAGAGGTCCCAGCCTCCCTGGCAACCAGGGCTCAGCCTACCTTAGAAATTGAGGCCCCATCTTCTTTAGCATCGAAATATCCCCCATCCATGGCAACAGAGGCCCCATCTTTGTTAACAACAGAGGTGCCTTCCTTTCTGGCAAGTCACAGCCTGTTCTCCTTGGATGAGAGACCCATTACTTTCCCCAAATCAACCCACACACCCACCCCAAAATTAGCAGACAAAATGGCCAGCAGTGCAAGAGCACCCTCTGTGAGCCCAGAGACATTACTGCACCCTGAGATGTCCCTGACAGGGATACAGGACCCCTTTCCCCAAGGCCAGGAGAAGGCAAAAACAAGGGGCCCCCACACATTGCCTCCTTCGGGTGAGGTCTTGGCCTCAGTTTTTGCAGCGCAGGATGAGCCAGATGAACTGCAGGCCACCCTGGCCCACATGGGGCACACCTCCTCCAGGTCCCTGCCCAGCTCCCCCAACACCTCTGCCACCACGACCCTTCAGTCACCCTTGCCAG ATGAAGTCATCCCTGAAGACCCAGACAGTGATTTAGGCATTGAGCCAGTCATTGAACCAGAAATCGAATCAGGCATCCCGTCAGTTATGGGAAAGCCAAACAATGGAATGCCGAGCAACATAAAGCCAACCACAGAAAAGCCGACCATGGTTAATCCGACCACGGTTAAGCCAACCACGGTTAAGCCGACCACGGTAAAGACGACCACAGAAAGAATGACCACAACAAAGGCGACCACGATAACGACCACCATGGAAAAGACAACCACAGTTAAGCCAACCACGGTTAAGCCGACCACGGTTAAGCCGACCACGGTAAAGACGACCACTGAAGAGATGACCACTGAAGAGATGACTATTGAAGAGCTGACCATGGAAAAGATGACTACAGAAACGATGACCACGGAGAAGACAACCAGGGTAAAACTCAACAACTTAAAGGCCAACAAGGTAAAGCCAACAAAGGTAAAGCCAAGAAAGCCAAACTCGGCCCCTGATCATGTCTGGAGCCCCTTCCTGGGACTGCTGCTACTGCCTCCCCTGGTGTTGGCTGGAACCTTCTGA